A window from Micromonospora terminaliae encodes these proteins:
- a CDS encoding PIN domain-containing protein → MDQEDRIALFLDYENLALGVRDHHGGRPFDFRPIADALAERGRVVVRRAYADWSYFDEDRRMLTRSHVELIEIPQRMGASRKNAADIKMAVDAVELAFERDYISTFVICTGDSDFTPLVHKLRELNKRVIGVGVEKSTSALLPPACDEFLFYDRLEGVDVPPAAGRRVRAARPAEPQTPPRAELPPEPPVEAPPAEEEPARDVDTLAVLVAQTVAGMQGSSSGEVTASGLKRTLLRKDPTFSESDYGFRTFGELLRHLAGHNVIELAAGPAKGDPEVSLPERGDREVAFALLRSVVVDLAGEGGAVPLSGLKDQLRRARPDFSEKKLGYRSFLQFAKAAATSGAVELRWSPEADDYLLTPHTP, encoded by the coding sequence GTGGATCAGGAAGACCGGATCGCGCTGTTCCTCGACTACGAGAACCTGGCGCTGGGCGTACGCGACCATCACGGCGGCCGGCCGTTCGACTTCCGCCCGATCGCCGACGCCCTCGCCGAACGCGGCCGGGTGGTGGTGCGCCGGGCGTACGCGGACTGGTCGTACTTCGACGAGGACCGGCGGATGCTCACCCGGTCGCACGTCGAACTCATCGAGATACCGCAGCGGATGGGCGCCTCGCGGAAGAACGCGGCGGACATCAAGATGGCCGTCGACGCCGTCGAGCTGGCCTTCGAGCGCGACTACATCTCGACGTTCGTGATCTGCACGGGGGACAGCGACTTCACGCCGCTGGTGCACAAGCTCCGGGAACTCAACAAGCGGGTGATCGGGGTCGGTGTGGAGAAGTCCACGTCGGCGCTGCTGCCGCCCGCCTGCGACGAGTTCCTCTTCTACGACCGCCTCGAAGGGGTCGACGTGCCGCCGGCGGCCGGCCGCCGGGTCCGGGCGGCCCGCCCGGCCGAGCCGCAGACGCCGCCGCGGGCCGAGCTGCCGCCGGAGCCGCCGGTCGAGGCCCCGCCGGCCGAGGAGGAGCCGGCGCGGGACGTCGACACGCTGGCCGTGCTGGTGGCCCAGACCGTGGCCGGCATGCAGGGCAGCTCCAGCGGCGAGGTGACCGCCTCCGGGCTGAAGCGCACGCTGCTCCGCAAGGACCCGACGTTCAGCGAGTCCGACTACGGCTTCCGCACCTTCGGGGAACTGCTGCGCCACCTGGCCGGGCACAACGTCATCGAGCTCGCCGCGGGACCCGCCAAGGGGGACCCGGAGGTGTCGCTGCCCGAACGGGGCGACCGGGAGGTGGCCTTCGCGCTGCTGCGGTCGGTGGTGGTGGACCTCGCGGGCGAGGGCGGCGCGGTGCCGCTGTCCGGGCTCAAGGACCAGCTCCGGCGCGCGCGGCCCGACTTCAGCGAGAAGAAGCTGGGATACCGCAGCTTTCTCCAGTTCGCCAAGGCCGCCGCCACGAGCGGGGCCGTGGAGCTGCGGTGGAGCCCGGAGGCCGACGACTACCTGCTCACCCCGCACACCCCCTGA
- a CDS encoding molybdenum cofactor biosysynthesis protein — translation MAQIVQLLASPVHRYVGRPADGPAPAPPGELVEEVRIRAGLGIVGDRYFGRPAHREASVTLIAQESLPPGADLTQVRRNVLTRGIAVDELVGRVLTLDSGAGPVSLRVHRAAPPCAWLDVTVAPGTWKALRGRGGVRCAPLTDGVLRVGPVEVTLES, via the coding sequence ATGGCGCAGATCGTCCAGTTGCTGGCCTCGCCGGTGCACCGCTACGTGGGCCGGCCGGCCGACGGCCCGGCCCCGGCGCCGCCGGGCGAGCTGGTCGAGGAGGTCCGGATCCGGGCCGGCCTGGGCATCGTCGGCGACCGCTACTTCGGCCGGCCGGCGCACCGGGAGGCGAGCGTCACCCTGATCGCGCAGGAGTCGCTGCCGCCCGGCGCCGACCTCACCCAGGTGCGCCGCAACGTGCTGACCCGGGGCATCGCCGTGGACGAGCTGGTCGGCCGGGTGCTCACCCTCGACTCCGGCGCGGGGCCGGTCAGCCTGCGGGTCCACCGGGCCGCACCGCCCTGCGCCTGGCTGGACGTCACGGTCGCGCCCGGCACCTGGAAGGCGCTGCGCGGCCGGGGCGGGGTGCGCTGCGCCCCGCTCACCGACGGCGTCCTGCGGGTCGGGCCGGTCGAGGTGACCCTCGAATCCTGA
- a CDS encoding sigma-70 family RNA polymerase sigma factor: protein MSPEADDEQVTRWARRAGQGDQQAAAAFVRALQGPVWRFLAHLAGPAEADDLTQETFLRALRALPGFAGRSAARTWVFAIARRVAVDHVRAAAARPRVAALPDWQAAAEAAGAVIPGGEEAVTLRGLIAGLAPERREAFVATQVVGLSYAEAAQVCGCPVGTIRSRVARAREDLVAAWQGDARPARGSRVV from the coding sequence ATGAGCCCCGAGGCCGACGACGAGCAGGTGACCCGGTGGGCGCGCCGGGCCGGGCAGGGCGACCAGCAGGCCGCCGCCGCGTTCGTGCGGGCCCTGCAGGGCCCGGTGTGGCGGTTCCTCGCGCACCTGGCCGGTCCCGCCGAGGCCGACGACCTCACCCAGGAGACGTTCCTGCGCGCGCTGCGCGCCCTGCCCGGTTTCGCCGGCCGGTCCGCCGCCCGCACCTGGGTCTTCGCCATCGCCCGTCGGGTCGCCGTGGACCACGTGCGGGCCGCGGCGGCACGCCCCCGGGTGGCCGCGCTGCCCGACTGGCAGGCCGCCGCCGAGGCCGCCGGGGCGGTCATTCCGGGCGGGGAGGAGGCCGTGACCCTGCGCGGGCTCATCGCCGGGCTCGCCCCGGAACGGCGAGAGGCGTTCGTCGCCACCCAGGTGGTCGGCCTCTCCTACGCCGAGGCGGCCCAGGTGTGCGGCTGCCCGGTCGGCACCATCCGCTCCCGGGTCGCCCGCGCCCGGGAGGACCTGGTCGCCGCCTGGCAGGGCGACGCGCGGCCGGCCCGGGGCAGCCGGGTCGTCTGA
- a CDS encoding zf-HC2 domain-containing protein: MACEQWREILSAQLDGEATRSESAAAEAHLAECAGCRDWFEAAVAVTRRARTQLAPPVPDLVDAVLAAAPPVRPGWRERVALGLRGVLGLLGAVQLVLGLAQVGREAVIDHAHATGQHLWHESAAWNVAVGAGFLYVALRRSAPAGLLPMLTAFVATLLLLSVNDLITGQVAVQRLVSHGFLLVGWGVMVLLARPRWRPGGTPPQKGRSAGSRWSLRTEEPPEPAPLRLVPPTPYAAQARDRRAA, encoded by the coding sequence ATGGCGTGTGAGCAGTGGCGGGAGATCCTGTCGGCGCAGCTGGACGGGGAGGCGACCCGGTCGGAGAGCGCGGCGGCCGAGGCGCACCTGGCGGAGTGCGCCGGCTGCCGGGACTGGTTCGAGGCGGCCGTCGCGGTGACCCGGCGGGCCCGTACGCAGCTCGCCCCGCCGGTGCCCGACCTGGTCGACGCGGTGCTCGCCGCGGCCCCGCCGGTCCGGCCCGGGTGGCGGGAGCGCGTGGCGCTCGGCCTGCGTGGCGTACTCGGGCTGCTCGGGGCCGTGCAACTCGTGCTCGGTCTGGCCCAGGTCGGCCGGGAGGCCGTGATCGACCACGCGCACGCCACCGGCCAGCACCTCTGGCACGAGTCGGCCGCGTGGAACGTGGCCGTGGGCGCCGGTTTCCTCTACGTGGCGCTGCGGCGCTCCGCCCCGGCGGGTCTGTTGCCGATGCTCACCGCGTTCGTCGCCACCCTGCTGCTGCTGTCGGTGAACGACCTGATCACCGGGCAGGTGGCGGTGCAGCGGCTGGTCAGCCACGGCTTCCTGCTGGTCGGCTGGGGGGTGATGGTGCTGCTCGCGCGGCCCCGGTGGCGTCCGGGCGGCACGCCGCCCCAGAAGGGCCGGTCGGCCGGGTCGCGCTGGTCGCTGCGCACCGAGGAGCCGCCGGAACCGGCCCCGCTGCGCCTGGTGCCGCCCACGCCGTACGCCGCACAGGCCCGCGACCGCCGGGCCGCCTGA
- a CDS encoding acyl-CoA synthetase codes for MPLLSWLSESTDERPEAVRVDDRSASWVELRRMAAAVADDLRGVGRVAVPATPTLETVVGVVGGLLAGAAVVPVPPDAGPVERDHILRDSGAEALLTPAGGEPFDSAPPAVPVDLARRSDTRHPESDPAATALILYTSGTTGAPKGAVLSRRAVAACLDGLADAWSWTPDDRLVHGLPLFHVHGLVLGVLGPLRLGSRLHHVGRPRPERYAAAGGSLYFGVPTIWSRVAADRDAARALRGARLLVSGSAALPEPVFAALADLAGHRVVERYGMTETLITVSARADGPRRPGTVGQPLPGVRTRVVDEHGDPLPAGTMGELQVRGGTLFDGYLHRPDADAASRTRDGWFRTGDVATVGPDGWHRIVGRAATDLIKSGGYRIGTGEVEDALLAHPGVREAAVVGTPHPDLGQQVTAYVVGDDLREADLIDFVARQLSVHKRPRQVRLVDALPRNAMGKVQKNLLVQE; via the coding sequence GTGCCGCTGCTGAGCTGGCTGTCCGAGTCGACCGACGAGCGGCCGGAGGCGGTCCGGGTCGACGACCGGTCGGCGTCCTGGGTCGAGCTGCGCCGGATGGCCGCCGCGGTCGCCGACGACCTGCGCGGCGTCGGACGGGTGGCCGTGCCGGCCACGCCCACCCTGGAGACCGTGGTCGGCGTGGTGGGCGGGCTGCTGGCCGGCGCGGCCGTCGTCCCGGTGCCGCCGGACGCCGGGCCCGTGGAACGCGACCACATCCTGCGCGACTCGGGCGCCGAGGCGCTGCTGACGCCGGCCGGCGGCGAGCCGTTCGACTCCGCACCCCCGGCCGTGCCGGTCGACCTGGCCCGCCGCTCGGACACCCGGCACCCGGAGTCGGACCCCGCGGCCACCGCGCTGATCCTCTACACGAGCGGCACCACGGGCGCTCCGAAGGGCGCCGTGCTGTCCCGCCGCGCCGTCGCGGCCTGCCTGGACGGGCTCGCCGACGCCTGGTCGTGGACGCCGGACGACCGGCTGGTGCACGGGCTGCCGCTGTTCCACGTGCACGGCCTGGTGCTCGGCGTTCTCGGCCCGCTGCGGCTCGGCAGCCGGCTGCACCACGTCGGCCGGCCCCGCCCCGAGCGGTACGCGGCCGCCGGAGGCTCGCTCTACTTCGGCGTACCCACGATCTGGTCCCGGGTCGCCGCGGACCGGGACGCGGCGCGGGCCCTGCGCGGCGCGCGGCTGCTGGTCTCCGGCAGCGCCGCGCTGCCCGAACCGGTCTTCGCGGCGCTCGCCGACCTGGCCGGCCACCGGGTCGTCGAGCGGTACGGCATGACCGAGACCCTGATCACCGTGAGCGCCCGGGCCGACGGACCCCGGCGGCCCGGCACGGTGGGCCAGCCCCTGCCCGGGGTGCGCACCCGGGTCGTGGACGAGCACGGCGACCCGCTGCCCGCCGGCACGATGGGCGAGCTCCAGGTGCGCGGCGGCACACTCTTCGACGGCTACCTGCACCGGCCGGACGCCGACGCGGCCAGCCGGACCCGGGACGGATGGTTCCGGACCGGGGACGTGGCCACGGTCGGGCCGGACGGCTGGCACCGGATCGTCGGCCGGGCGGCCACCGATCTGATCAAGAGCGGCGGCTACCGGATCGGGACCGGCGAGGTGGAGGACGCGCTGCTCGCCCACCCCGGGGTCCGCGAGGCGGCCGTGGTCGGCACGCCGCATCCGGACCTGGGTCAGCAGGTGACGGCGTACGTGGTCGGCGACGACCTGCGGGAGGCCGACCTGATCGACTTCGTGGCCCGGCAGCTGTCGGTGCACAAGCGGCCCCGCCAGGTCCGGCTGGTCGACGCCCTGCCCCGCAACGCCATGGGCAAGGTGCAGAAGAACCTGCTGGTGCAGGAGTGA
- a CDS encoding C39 family peptidase: protein MRTNTMLRNTVLTAAGFAATAGGIAGPAIAAHATPAEKTAAQVSTDRKGHGERELDVRYEAQPNFYYCGPAATRNAISVLGKNIDVDAMAKEMGTTENGTNSINDITPVLNKETGKHYRSIEIKDGKADDKQTDTLRTDIVRTVDDGRAVVANIAGTTTDTDGNTHSFEGGHYISVVGYRDGGKTVTIADSADPNMASYRISVDNLADWIATRGYSAS from the coding sequence ATGCGTACCAACACCATGCTGCGTAACACCGTTCTGACCGCTGCCGGCTTCGCCGCCACCGCCGGTGGGATCGCCGGCCCGGCCATCGCCGCCCACGCCACCCCCGCCGAGAAGACCGCCGCCCAGGTCAGCACCGACCGCAAGGGCCACGGCGAGCGCGAGCTGGACGTGCGCTACGAGGCCCAGCCGAACTTCTACTACTGCGGCCCCGCCGCCACCCGCAACGCCATCTCCGTGCTCGGCAAGAACATCGACGTCGACGCCATGGCCAAGGAGATGGGCACCACCGAGAACGGCACCAACAGCATCAACGACATCACCCCCGTCCTGAACAAGGAGACCGGCAAGCACTACCGGTCCATCGAAATCAAGGACGGCAAGGCCGACGACAAGCAGACCGACACCCTGCGCACCGACATCGTGCGCACCGTCGACGACGGCCGCGCCGTGGTCGCCAACATCGCCGGCACCACCACCGACACCGACGGCAACACCCACTCCTTCGAAGGCGGCCACTACATCAGCGTCGTGGGCTACCGCGACGGCGGGAAGACCGTGACCATCGCCGACTCGGCCGACCCGAACATGGCCTCCTACCGCATCAGCGTCGACAACCTCGCCGACTGGATCGCCACCCGCGGCTACTCCGCCTCCTGA
- a CDS encoding CaiB/BaiF CoA transferase family protein, whose protein sequence is MGSRSAGPAGEGEAMGEGSTGPLHGVLVADFSRILAGPYATMLLADLGADVVKVEAPGGDDTRTWQPPVRDGVSTYYLAVNRNKRSLVLDLADPGDVVLARRLAARADVMIQNFRPGALRRFGLDHDTVTAANPRLVYASITGFGAAGGADLPGYDLMVQAASGLMSLTGEADGPPYKAGVAVFDVIAGLHAAVGILAALHHRAATGAGQHVEVDLLSSALSGLVNHAGAHVAGGVVPHRMGNAHPSIMPYEPLPTADGELVVIAGNDAQFRTLCRVLGLPGLPDDPRFRRNQDRTANRAALRPLLVAALARRTTAEWFRELRAAGVPSSPINTVADGVALADGLGLDPVVTIDGVPGVRHPIGLSATPPRYDLPPPGLDEHGAELRAWLAG, encoded by the coding sequence ATGGGGAGCCGGAGCGCGGGTCCGGCGGGGGAGGGGGAGGCCATGGGGGAGGGCTCGACCGGGCCGCTGCACGGTGTCCTCGTCGCGGACTTCTCGCGGATCCTGGCCGGGCCGTACGCGACGATGCTCCTCGCCGACCTGGGCGCCGACGTGGTCAAGGTGGAGGCGCCGGGTGGCGACGACACCCGGACCTGGCAGCCGCCGGTCCGCGACGGGGTGTCGACCTACTACCTCGCCGTGAACCGCAACAAGCGGTCGCTGGTGCTCGACCTCGCCGATCCCGGCGACGTGGTGCTGGCCCGCCGCCTCGCCGCCCGGGCCGACGTCATGATCCAGAACTTCCGGCCCGGCGCCCTGCGCCGCTTCGGCCTCGACCACGACACCGTCACGGCCGCCAACCCCCGCCTCGTGTACGCCTCGATCACCGGCTTCGGCGCGGCCGGCGGCGCGGACCTGCCCGGGTACGACCTCATGGTGCAGGCGGCGTCCGGGCTGATGAGCCTCACGGGGGAGGCGGACGGCCCGCCGTACAAGGCGGGGGTTGCCGTCTTCGACGTGATCGCCGGGCTGCACGCGGCGGTCGGGATCCTGGCCGCGCTGCACCACCGGGCGGCCACCGGCGCCGGGCAGCACGTCGAGGTGGACCTGCTCTCCTCGGCCCTGTCCGGGCTGGTCAACCACGCCGGCGCGCACGTCGCCGGGGGAGTGGTGCCGCACCGCATGGGCAACGCCCACCCGAGCATCATGCCGTACGAGCCGCTGCCCACCGCCGACGGCGAGCTGGTGGTGATCGCCGGCAACGACGCCCAGTTCCGCACCCTGTGCCGGGTGCTCGGCCTGCCCGGGCTGCCCGACGACCCGCGGTTCCGGCGCAACCAGGACCGCACCGCGAACCGCGCGGCGCTGCGGCCGTTGCTGGTGGCCGCCCTGGCCCGGCGGACCACCGCCGAGTGGTTCCGCGAGCTGCGCGCGGCGGGCGTGCCGTCCAGCCCCATCAACACGGTCGCCGACGGGGTGGCCCTGGCCGACGGGCTCGGGCTCGACCCGGTGGTGACGATCGACGGCGTGCCCGGGGTGCGGCACCCGATCGGCCTGTCGGCGACCCCGCCCCGCTACGACCTGCCACCGCCCGGCCTGGACGAGCACGGCGCCGAGCTGCGCGCCTGGCTGGCTGGGTGA